Part of the Gemmatimonadota bacterium genome is shown below.
TGAACGTGATCTACGGTGTCCTCGCCGTTCTGAACCGCATATTCGAGTACGATGGACGTGCCGGTTACGCGGAAATACGCTGCGCCCGGGACATTCTGCCGTCCCCACCATCCAAAGTACGTGTCCTCGATATCGGCCTCCACGGCTTTCATTTTCTGTGCATAATCGTCATTGTTCATGAAACCCAGTCGGGCCTCAATGACATCCAGGAGCAACGTTTTCTGCATGGCGGTCAGTTCGCTTCCCCTGATGCCTTCCGGCGCAACGGTAACACCATACTTACCCGGCCCCAGCAGAAGGTCGATGGGCCGATCTGAACGCACGGCTTGTCCTTTCTGTTTGTCCGTAAGGCTCTCCATGAACACCTGTGCCGCCGCAGTTTCCTTTCGCGTAACGAAGATGTCGTCTCCGTCCAGGTGCAGGTGCAGCGGTTGGCCGCCTGTCAGCATAGGTGAAAAGGAAACGTTCGGTCCGAATACGGTGGCGTTTATGGCGAGATGATGCCCTCCGAACTGGAACATCCAGGGCTCAGTAGTGGACGGTTCACCGAGAAAAGCAGCGGTGAAATACCTGCTGCCGTACTTCATGACGCCGAGTACGTCTCCAGAGATCAGCAAGTCTTCCGCGGCCAGTTGATGCGTGATGTTCTCCATACCGGCTTCACTCAGCAGTTCCCCAAGAAGTTCATCCAGAATCGCCCGCTGTGCTTCAGAGAGCACACCGAGCATTACACCTCCTCGCGGAACCATGCCCTCGGGTAAGTTGGACCAGTTCGAGCGCTGTGCGTTATCGGTAAACCGGTATGTTGCCGCCTGTCTTTGACTGTCGTCCAGCGAATCCAGCAAGAGCCTTGCAGCTGCCACGATGGCCTCGGTTTTCTTGTCTGCAACAGGGACCTCGTAATCGTTTTTGAACTTGATTTCTACCGATGAGGGGCCCGTTCCAAAGAAAATCCGCGTCCCAACATCCGGGCGAAACAACAGATAGGCGAAAAACGCGGCAACGACCATCATTGCACCGAGAAGGCAAATCAACACACGATTCATGAATCCCGCCTTATTCATACATTCCTCAGAAAGATGTGCGGTGTCCGGCACATCTCGTTCAGTCCGAAGCAACTCACCAGGTCGAGCTGTTGCTGGCCGGACATCAGGACGATGATATTGGGTCGCTCAGGCAATGAAATTAAACTTGTTGCCCTGGTCAAGTTTGCAGACTAATATCTGCACCCATCATGAACAATACTTTCGACTCTTCCGCATCTGCCGGATCAACGGGGCAGTCCTGTGCCGCAGTCGCCACTTTCCTAGTGGAGCACTATGGCCTGGCTCCACCCGTCGACGTACGCGAACTGGAGCCCGGGGCCAACAGGAACTTTCTCGTCACCTCGCAGGATCAGCGATACGTCTACCGGATCTATACTGACCACACTTTCTACGTCCGCAATCCCGAGGCCTACCGTTACGAGCTCGACCTGCTGGATTACCTGGGGGAATACAACCTGGCCGTACCCGAACCGGTCAGGCGGCTGGATGGCCAACGGCTGAGTGTAATGGGCTCTGCGACCGATAATCCATCCGGTCCTTCTTCCGGACCATGGAGCGACGGGACCTGCGGCGCCCTGTTTCGCTTCTTTGAGGGAGAGGAACATGTAACCTGGTATCCTGAGGTGAAAGAACCTGTCGTAATCTCATTTGGTGCTTCCGTGGCCGAGATGCACCAGCGGGCGGACCAGTTTCAGAAACCATATTGCCGTCACCATTTCGATCTGCAATACCTGCTGGACGGTCCGCTGCAGACGCTGGAATCCATCCTGAAGGAGCGGCGCGGCGAGGACCTGTCTTTCTTCAAAGATTACGCCGATCACATGCGCCGACAGATCAACGCGCTGGGCAAGGGTAAGGACATCTACGGTCTCATCCATGCCGATCTGCACGTCGGAAACATCCTGTATCATCCCGACAACGGATACTGCATCCTGGATTTCGACCAGTGTGCCTTCGGCTGGCGGGCGTATGACGTGGCGACCTTCAAGTATAACATCATCGAGACGGTGCCGGATCATTTGACGGACGAAATCTGGCGTTGCTTCCTGGAAGGATACAACCGGGTACGTCCATTAACCAAGGCGGAACTGGACTGCCTGCCGGTCTTCGCGAACGCCTGGACGCTATGGGATATCGGCGAGACGTTGGTACTGGCAACGGAGTGGGGCGGTCACCGGCCGGACCTGGTCGAGGGAGATCTGACTCAGGACGAGTATTTGGACTGGGCGGTTGAGACTTTGCGGGGGATGGTGTGAGAAGGATACCGAAAACCGTATTCATTTTACTGCTTTCTGTGGGTTATCCGTCGTTTACTGAGGCACAGAGTGTGGGAGACAGGCTTCGCGTCACTACGCCGTATGCTCGTTATGATGGTTACCTATCGGCCCATGACTCAACCGGCTTTAGCTTGAGTCAGCGAGATGGTCATCATCTGCGGATTCGCCATGGCGAAATCGAATTGCTTGAGCGTCACGTGGGTACACAGTCATACAGGGCAGTAGGTTTCCTTGTTGGCGGGGGCATCGGGATCGCGGCAGGCATTGTGTTAAGTCAAATCGCAGATAACTCCTGTGACCAGGGTACGGTATCTGATGATTCCTGTGAAGGAAAACCCTGGATCGATGGAAAGCTGGCTGCTTCGATTGGCGGTTCCAGCCTTGCGATAACCGGGTATATGGTCGGCGTGCTGATCAGGAGGAATGTCTGGCAGCAGACTTCCGTCCCAACAGTCGGAAGTCTTCAGTTTTACCCTACAATAGAAGTCCAATTTGCCTATCAATCGGCCTGGGTAGGTATCGGTCTGGCTATGTCGTTCTAGTGTTTGTCTTGCGGCACAGCATTCAACCGATAGCACGCTTATGGCTTTGATGTCTCCAATGTCTGTAACTACAAAAGACTACCGAGATATGTGATTCCGAAGTACCCGTCTGAAGTAAGAGAGGTTCGAGTGATGCACATTTGCCGAGTCCTGTTCGGCCTGTTGATACTCATCATACAGCCCATTTCGACGGCACAGATCGTGGGAGACCGGCTAAGGGTCACGACCACAGAGGGACGTTTTGATGGGTACGTGACAGCAATTGATTCCACTGGTATCGATCTCGATTTACGGAATGATGGTTCACACTTGGTACCACATGCCGATATCGTACTACTTGAGCGATTTATGAGGACGCGGTCCTACAAGAAAGAAGGATTGCTGATCGGAGCAGGTGTGGGCGTCTCGGCAGGCATTATTGCGGGTTTGATTGTGGATGGCTCTTGTGAACAAGGAGTGAAATCCGATGGTTTATGTGACGTAAACGGCTGGGCTGATGGAAGATTGGCTGCTTCGATCTGGGGTACTGGTCTCGGATTGAGCGGTTTTATTATAGGCGCGTTGATTAGAAAAGACGAATGGCAGCAGATTGCCACCCCAACGCTCGGAAATCTTCGGTTTTACCCTTCGATCGATGTCCGTTTTAATAACCACACAGCCTGCGATGTGCGTGTTGGTTTTGCAGTAAAGTTCTAGTGGCTTGAAGGATCAATCCCTGTTTTAGCCCACCATCTGTTAAAAGAGGGTGTCACAAGCCTGACACCCCCCTTATAGGTTCTGCAATACAAGTGAAGAACCAATGTGATTCTACTTAATTTCCAGTTGACCTATTTTCACCCAGTCAATATTCGGGATTAATACTGTAACAATGTAAATACCTTCGTCTGATCTATTAACGGTGGATGACTGACTAACCAAAGTGGCACTTAACTGTGCAGGTTCAAATTTGTAGAGCCCGCCAGTGATCGCATCAACAGCTAGCCCGATAGCTGCACCGAAAATGATGTTTCCCCACATCCAGCCACTTACTTTACGTTGAAACGTAAGTCTTGCTGTGTGGTAACCATCTAGAGATATGTTTACTACATGCTGATCTTTACGTTTCATTTCAATAAACAGTGGCGTAATCCCCAAGTGTTGGTTGTTTACCGAAACTGTAGCACCTTCAGGCACACTCGATACCCCAACAGATTGAGTCTTTCCATGCATAATCGTCGCACACCCGATGGGTAATACAACCATTATTAATGGGAGCCACTGACGCAGTTTCATTCGTACTCCCTTAGCTAAAAGCGAATTTCATAGTGTCAATCTAACTATTACATCAGAGATTTGTATAGGACTGTCAAGAATCGATATCTGAGTTGGTGATTACTTGCCAAATGCTGGTTTATTATCCGC
Proteins encoded:
- a CDS encoding DUF3500 domain-containing protein, with product MNKAGFMNRVLICLLGAMMVVAAFFAYLLFRPDVGTRIFFGTGPSSVEIKFKNDYEVPVADKKTEAIVAAARLLLDSLDDSQRQAATYRFTDNAQRSNWSNLPEGMVPRGGVMLGVLSEAQRAILDELLGELLSEAGMENITHQLAAEDLLISGDVLGVMKYGSRYFTAAFLGEPSTTEPWMFQFGGHHLAINATVFGPNVSFSPMLTGGQPLHLHLDGDDIFVTRKETAAAQVFMESLTDKQKGQAVRSDRPIDLLLGPGKYGVTVAPEGIRGSELTAMQKTLLLDVIEARLGFMNNDDYAQKMKAVEADIEDTYFGWWGRQNVPGAAYFRVTGTSIVLEYAVQNGEDTVDHVHSMYREMDNDYGTAWIGAE
- a CDS encoding PEGA domain-containing protein, whose amino-acid sequence is MKLRQWLPLIMVVLPIGCATIMHGKTQSVGVSSVPEGATVSVNNQHLGITPLFIEMKRKDQHVVNISLDGYHTARLTFQRKVSGWMWGNIIFGAAIGLAVDAITGGLYKFEPAQLSATLVSQSSTVNRSDEGIYIVTVLIPNIDWVKIGQLEIK
- a CDS encoding phosphotransferase, whose translation is MNNTFDSSASAGSTGQSCAAVATFLVEHYGLAPPVDVRELEPGANRNFLVTSQDQRYVYRIYTDHTFYVRNPEAYRYELDLLDYLGEYNLAVPEPVRRLDGQRLSVMGSATDNPSGPSSGPWSDGTCGALFRFFEGEEHVTWYPEVKEPVVISFGASVAEMHQRADQFQKPYCRHHFDLQYLLDGPLQTLESILKERRGEDLSFFKDYADHMRRQINALGKGKDIYGLIHADLHVGNILYHPDNGYCILDFDQCAFGWRAYDVATFKYNIIETVPDHLTDEIWRCFLEGYNRVRPLTKAELDCLPVFANAWTLWDIGETLVLATEWGGHRPDLVEGDLTQDEYLDWAVETLRGMV